Proteins found in one Candidatus Nitrosopelagicus brevis genomic segment:
- a CDS encoding CBS domain-containing protein, whose protein sequence is MGQIRDIMEKNVITIENDKTAQDAAKIIAEKDISFLVIMNEGKPQGVLSESDFVRKVAAEDKKASEIKISEIMSYKFRSVGPTTTIEDAIQKMLNNNIRRLLILDNENLVGVITQTDLASYLRDQILVDGTIKSISKD, encoded by the coding sequence ATGGGACAAATTCGAGACATTATGGAGAAGAATGTTATAACAATTGAGAATGATAAGACTGCGCAAGATGCAGCAAAAATAATTGCTGAAAAAGACATTAGTTTCCTAGTCATAATGAATGAAGGAAAACCTCAGGGAGTACTAAGCGAAAGCGACTTTGTTCGTAAAGTTGCAGCAGAGGACAAAAAAGCAAGTGAGATTAAGATTTCAGAAATTATGTCATACAAGTTTCGGTCAGTAGGACCCACCACTACAATAGAAGATGCAATTCAAAAAATGTTAAATAACAATATTCGTCGATTGTTAATTCTAGACAATGAAAATCTAGTAGGAGTAATTACCCAAACCGATCTAGCAAGTTATCTGAGAGACCAAATTTTAGTTGATGGTACAATAAAGAGTATCAGCAAAGATTAG
- the purQ gene encoding phosphoribosylformylglycinamidine synthase subunit PurQ yields the protein MKVGVIVFPGSNCDRDMHHVLTDVFNLNAEFYWHEKNLPSDIDAVVLPGGFSYGDRLRAGVIAAHSPIISDVKKLSEKGIPILGVCNGFQILVESGLLPGVLLKNESLNFMCEWTNLIVNNNKTPFTNKLELNQKIPIPIANGEGRYFVDDETLSQLKKNNQIVFSYENKVNGSVSQIAGVCNSDGNVVGMMPHPERAAEKAINQIDHKPSSLIFESLVETVGMKN from the coding sequence GTGAAAGTCGGGGTTATTGTTTTTCCTGGCAGTAATTGTGATCGTGACATGCATCACGTGTTAACTGATGTCTTTAACCTAAATGCTGAATTTTATTGGCATGAAAAAAATCTTCCATCTGATATTGATGCAGTTGTCCTTCCGGGAGGTTTTTCCTATGGTGATAGATTGCGCGCAGGAGTAATAGCTGCACATAGCCCTATAATTTCTGATGTAAAAAAATTATCTGAAAAAGGAATCCCTATTTTAGGTGTCTGTAATGGATTTCAAATCTTGGTGGAATCAGGATTACTCCCTGGAGTTTTACTAAAAAATGAATCTTTGAACTTTATGTGTGAATGGACAAACCTCATTGTAAATAATAACAAAACTCCTTTCACAAACAAATTAGAATTAAATCAAAAAATTCCAATTCCGATTGCTAATGGAGAAGGAAGATATTTTGTTGATGATGAAACATTAAGTCAATTAAAAAAGAATAACCAAATTGTTTTTTCATATGAAAATAAGGTCAATGGCTCTGTTTCTCAAATTGCAGGTGTCTGTAATTCTGATGGAAATGTAGTGGGAATGATGCCACATCCAGAACGTGCTGCTGAAAAAGCAATTAATCAAATTGATCACAAACCTTCGTCATTGATTTTTGAATCTCTAGTAGAAACGGTAGGTATGAAAAATTGA
- the purL gene encoding phosphoribosylformylglycinamidine synthase subunit PurL, whose protein sequence is MSFQEHEKLHIEKNVKRELTSTELQILAAEWSEHCSYKSSKMHLRMLPTTGSNVIVEKGYDSGVLDVGDGYVVTVHIESHNHPSAVEPFGGAATGVGGVIRDILSAGTRPIALFDGLRFGDIENDAHARWLFKNAVSGIADYGNCLGIPTIGGEVEFDTCYTNYALVDVAAVGFGKKSKLIKNHANINDLVLLIGGSTGRDGVGGSQFASDALEGEDRSAVQIPDPFIEKLIIEAILECRDENCINAMKDLGGGGLSCAISETAESLGIGIELDVKNVHLRESDLSPDEIMISESQERMLVISSSDNLSKIEKICDKFRIQCSVIGKVKEDKMMHVKNGNDTLALLPADFVARGPLIDRPKSKPEYLSQLPSSPPSENQLPLSETLLKLLSAPNIASKHWVFRQYDHEVGIRTVIKPGFDSSVLRLDNGKSLSVKIDGNPKHCYIDPRQGAIGCFEEACRNVVCTGATPMGMVDHLQFGNPEDPEIFWTFMESIEGITDFAKFLNVPCVGGKVSFYNETSNGPIKPTPLIGVLGLIENSPLVPTTPSNNDVILLVGETKDELGGSEYYEYIHNFIGGIAPKVDFSESQKNMKSVLSLISKNLVKCAHDCSKGGLAIAISELCVFGKLGCDVNLTSSLSSEKMLFSESHSRYLLVVDKNNLDEIKSLLSEHDCIFSELGIFSGDQISFKSNSEAILELRVDKAENNYLNSLGKIIQNG, encoded by the coding sequence TTGAGTTTTCAAGAACATGAGAAATTACACATTGAAAAAAATGTAAAACGAGAGTTAACTTCTACTGAACTACAAATACTTGCTGCAGAATGGTCTGAACACTGTTCTTACAAATCTTCAAAAATGCATTTGAGAATGTTACCTACTACTGGCTCAAATGTAATTGTTGAAAAAGGATATGATTCCGGTGTTTTAGATGTTGGTGATGGGTATGTTGTAACTGTACATATTGAAAGTCATAATCATCCATCGGCAGTTGAACCGTTTGGTGGTGCTGCAACAGGTGTAGGCGGTGTAATTCGTGATATCTTATCTGCTGGAACAAGACCTATTGCATTGTTTGATGGATTAAGGTTTGGTGATATAGAAAATGATGCACATGCACGATGGTTATTCAAAAATGCAGTATCAGGAATTGCCGATTATGGAAATTGCCTTGGCATTCCAACAATTGGTGGTGAAGTGGAATTTGATACATGTTATACAAATTATGCATTAGTTGATGTGGCAGCAGTCGGATTTGGGAAAAAATCAAAATTAATTAAAAATCACGCAAACATTAATGATTTGGTTTTACTAATTGGTGGTTCAACTGGTCGTGATGGTGTAGGCGGTTCACAATTTGCATCTGACGCATTAGAAGGAGAAGATCGTTCAGCTGTACAAATACCTGATCCATTTATTGAAAAATTAATCATCGAAGCAATTTTAGAATGCCGTGATGAAAATTGTATTAATGCAATGAAAGACTTAGGTGGCGGTGGTCTTTCTTGTGCAATTTCTGAAACTGCGGAAAGTTTAGGAATCGGTATTGAACTCGACGTAAAAAATGTTCATTTACGTGAGTCTGACTTGTCCCCTGATGAAATAATGATTTCTGAATCTCAAGAAAGAATGCTTGTAATATCTTCTTCAGACAACCTCTCAAAAATTGAAAAAATTTGTGATAAATTTAGAATTCAATGTTCTGTAATTGGTAAAGTTAAGGAGGATAAAATGATGCATGTCAAAAACGGTAATGATACCTTGGCATTACTTCCTGCAGATTTTGTCGCACGTGGTCCTTTAATTGACCGGCCAAAATCAAAACCAGAATATCTTTCACAACTTCCATCTTCCCCTCCATCTGAAAATCAATTACCATTATCTGAGACTTTACTCAAACTACTTTCTGCTCCAAATATTGCGAGTAAACATTGGGTTTTTCGTCAATATGATCATGAAGTTGGAATTCGAACCGTCATAAAACCTGGTTTTGATAGTTCTGTCTTACGTCTAGACAATGGAAAATCATTATCTGTAAAAATTGACGGTAATCCAAAGCATTGTTACATTGATCCCCGACAAGGTGCAATTGGATGCTTTGAAGAAGCATGTAGAAATGTTGTTTGTACCGGTGCAACTCCGATGGGCATGGTTGATCATTTACAATTTGGCAATCCTGAAGATCCTGAAATATTTTGGACATTTATGGAATCTATAGAGGGAATTACTGATTTTGCAAAATTTCTTAATGTTCCATGTGTAGGTGGTAAAGTTAGTTTCTATAATGAAACCTCTAACGGTCCAATAAAACCAACTCCACTGATTGGTGTGCTTGGATTGATTGAAAATTCACCTCTTGTACCAACCACCCCTTCAAATAATGATGTAATTTTGTTGGTGGGTGAAACAAAGGATGAGCTTGGCGGCTCTGAATATTATGAATATATACATAATTTCATTGGAGGCATTGCACCAAAAGTAGATTTTTCAGAATCACAAAAAAATATGAAATCTGTACTATCTTTGATTTCAAAAAATCTGGTAAAATGTGCACATGATTGTTCTAAAGGAGGTCTTGCCATTGCAATTTCTGAATTATGTGTATTTGGAAAACTTGGATGTGATGTTAATTTGACATCCTCTCTTTCTTCAGAAAAAATGTTATTCTCTGAAAGTCATTCTCGTTATCTGTTGGTAGTTGATAAAAATAATCTTGATGAAATAAAATCTCTCTTATCCGAACATGATTGTATATTCTCTGAACTTGGAATCTTTTCTGGCGATCAAATAAGCTTCAAATCAAACTCTGAAGCAATTCTGGAACTAAGAGTTGATAAAGCAGAAAATAATTATCTAAACTCATTGGGGAAAATAATTCAAAATGGTTAA
- a CDS encoding amidophosphoribosyltransferase gives MVKENCGVVGIYSEGDVNVIPMVIDALRALQHRGQEAWGLAIPNKAPLKRLGLVSASSGEFKKISEEYASHSAIGHVRYSTVGKSDLESAQPLKVKDLCVAHNGTISNVEELSNLVGGCTFTPQNASDTLVAAQRLVSLITENGKLGNALSILKNEMVGSFCFTFLSDDDAVFAARDPKGFRPMVLGHKEQGNVHIVTSESSAISAIGAKLVRDVVPGELIKISKEGGFETEMFSDDTNRAHCSFEFTYFAQPSSKMEGTNIYLARKRIGQFLAKKYPIHDADVVIPVPDSARPAALGFAQELGIQFDEGLLKDRYSKKGPLRSFIEPHQSDRIEINRWIIPIREVIEDKHIIVIDDSLVRGTSSKAIIKALRRSGARKISMMVTYPPIKFPCYAGIDFPSQEELATFDGGKDLSEKEMIEKVRNDIGADFLGYNDAENLANAVGIPKDSMCFTCATGNYAPLGITPNFNKMKQMKSV, from the coding sequence ATGGTTAAAGAAAACTGTGGTGTAGTTGGGATTTACAGTGAAGGCGATGTCAATGTTATTCCAATGGTAATTGATGCATTACGTGCATTACAACATCGTGGTCAAGAAGCTTGGGGATTGGCAATTCCAAACAAAGCTCCATTAAAACGATTAGGACTTGTTTCTGCATCTTCTGGCGAATTCAAAAAAATATCCGAAGAATATGCTTCTCACTCTGCAATTGGACATGTTAGGTATTCCACTGTTGGAAAAAGTGATCTTGAAAGTGCGCAACCACTTAAAGTAAAAGATCTTTGTGTTGCACATAATGGAACCATTTCTAATGTTGAAGAACTTTCAAATCTTGTTGGTGGATGTACCTTTACTCCACAAAATGCTAGTGATACCCTTGTAGCAGCACAAAGATTGGTATCATTAATCACTGAAAATGGAAAACTTGGAAATGCGTTATCTATTTTAAAAAATGAAATGGTTGGTTCATTCTGTTTCACATTTCTTTCTGATGATGATGCCGTATTTGCAGCAAGAGATCCTAAAGGATTCCGTCCTATGGTTTTAGGTCATAAGGAACAGGGCAATGTACACATTGTTACTTCTGAATCATCTGCAATTTCTGCAATTGGTGCAAAACTAGTACGTGATGTTGTTCCGGGCGAACTAATTAAAATTAGTAAAGAAGGTGGCTTTGAAACTGAAATGTTTTCTGATGATACAAATCGTGCGCATTGTTCGTTTGAATTCACATATTTTGCTCAACCTTCTAGTAAGATGGAGGGAACAAACATCTATCTTGCAAGAAAACGCATTGGTCAATTCCTTGCAAAAAAGTATCCTATACATGACGCTGATGTTGTAATTCCTGTACCTGATTCTGCAAGACCTGCTGCATTAGGATTTGCTCAAGAACTTGGAATACAATTTGACGAAGGATTGTTGAAGGATCGTTATAGTAAGAAAGGTCCGTTAAGAAGTTTCATTGAACCCCATCAAAGTGACAGAATAGAAATTAATAGATGGATTATACCAATTCGCGAAGTTATTGAAGACAAACACATCATAGTCATTGATGATAGCCTAGTTAGAGGAACTAGTTCTAAAGCAATCATCAAAGCATTACGTCGTTCAGGAGCTAGAAAAATCAGCATGATGGTCACATATCCTCCAATAAAATTCCCATGTTATGCTGGAATTGATTTTCCATCGCAAGAAGAACTTGCAACATTCGATGGTGGTAAAGATCTGAGTGAAAAAGAAATGATTGAAAAAGTTCGTAATGACATTGGTGCAGACTTTTTGGGTTACAATGATGCAGAAAATCTTGCAAACGCTGTTGGCATTCCAAAAGATTCCATGTGTTTCACATGTGCGACTGGAAACTACGCTCCTCTAGGAATTACCCCAAATTTTAATAAGATGAAACAGATGAAAAGTGTCTGA
- a CDS encoding Lrp/AsnC ligand binding domain-containing protein, producing the protein METAYVLVQCKIAHEMEVLKALLEIDLVKEAKGTFGYYDIFTKIQGESSSEIEDIITKKIRNIENVTATTTLSIIPEQDFEK; encoded by the coding sequence ATGGAAACTGCATACGTTCTAGTCCAATGTAAAATTGCACATGAAATGGAAGTGCTAAAGGCATTGTTAGAAATTGATTTAGTTAAAGAAGCAAAAGGCACATTTGGTTATTATGATATTTTTACAAAAATTCAAGGTGAAAGCTCTTCTGAAATTGAAGACATAATCACAAAAAAAATACGTAATATTGAAAATGTTACAGCCACTACTACATTATCTATTATCCCCGAACAGGATTTTGAGAAATGA
- the purC gene encoding phosphoribosylaminoimidazolesuccinocarboxamide synthase, with protein MKFLNSGKVKDVYDMGDDTLLFNFSNRVSAYDVKFNDEIPQKGKVLCKFAKFWFEQLDVENHFIKSHSDTEIIVKKMEMLPIECVVRGYFYGSLVSRYNSGTTSLPENIDTTLATKLPEPLFDPTTKSEHDIPITKDEAITQNLVTLEDYEWLSEKTIQIYNKMALIADSAGFILADLKLEFGRLNGKITLGDSIGPDEYRLWPKSSYSPGKIQEAYDKQLLRDWLTEHGYQKQFENSRTIGQEPVAPTIPPEIIQKMTDRYVAAYERTTGQSL; from the coding sequence ATGAAATTTCTTAATTCTGGTAAAGTAAAAGACGTCTATGATATGGGTGATGATACATTACTTTTCAATTTTAGCAATCGTGTATCTGCGTATGATGTTAAATTTAATGATGAAATTCCACAAAAAGGCAAAGTATTATGTAAATTTGCAAAATTTTGGTTTGAACAATTAGATGTTGAAAATCATTTTATAAAATCCCATTCGGATACTGAAATAATTGTTAAAAAAATGGAAATGTTACCAATTGAATGTGTAGTTCGTGGTTATTTCTATGGGAGTTTGGTTAGTAGATACAACTCTGGAACCACATCTTTACCTGAAAATATAGATACTACACTTGCAACAAAACTACCTGAGCCATTATTTGATCCTACCACAAAATCTGAACATGATATTCCTATAACAAAAGATGAAGCAATTACACAAAACCTTGTCACGTTAGAAGATTATGAATGGTTATCTGAAAAAACTATTCAAATTTATAATAAAATGGCCCTGATTGCAGACTCTGCTGGATTTATTCTAGCAGATTTGAAGCTTGAATTTGGCAGATTAAATGGTAAAATCACTTTAGGAGATTCTATTGGTCCTGATGAATACCGTCTGTGGCCAAAATCATCTTACAGTCCGGGTAAAATTCAGGAGGCATATGACAAACAACTTCTTCGTGACTGGTTAACTGAACATGGATATCAAAAACAGTTTGAAAATTCAAGGACAATCGGGCAAGAACCTGTTGCACCTACAATTCCTCCTGAAATAATTCAAAAAATGACTGATAGGTATGTTGCAGCATACGAACGTACTACTGGGCAGTCGCTTTAA
- a CDS encoding helix-turn-helix domain-containing protein, which translates to MSTILEKPISVNRTLATSLEHAKAIEDPARAKVLQLLYRKHLNAEQITAQLKKSGFKKALTTTRHHLEILKEAELIEVVKIEEKRGAMIKYYGTSTKLLDYETPKDFEKKYSTVIKSTSKQIEQLLDALSKKTGKAKTSQNKQEYSQYLMMEIVNRAVTTVFEKRH; encoded by the coding sequence ATGTCAACAATACTCGAAAAACCAATATCGGTGAATCGTACGCTTGCAACAAGTCTGGAACATGCAAAAGCTATCGAGGACCCCGCACGAGCAAAAGTTCTGCAACTGCTATATCGAAAACATCTTAATGCAGAACAAATCACAGCACAATTGAAAAAATCTGGATTCAAAAAGGCTTTGACCACTACGAGACATCATCTGGAGATTCTCAAAGAGGCCGAATTGATTGAGGTTGTGAAAATCGAAGAAAAGCGTGGTGCCATGATAAAATACTACGGTACATCGACAAAGTTACTCGACTATGAAACCCCAAAAGACTTTGAGAAAAAATACTCGACAGTCATAAAGTCAACGTCCAAGCAAATTGAACAACTTCTAGACGCACTTTCAAAAAAGACTGGTAAGGCTAAAACCTCTCAAAACAAACAGGAATATAGTCAGTACCTGATGATGGAGATTGTAAATCGTGCAGTCACAACGGTCTTTGAAAAAAGACACTGA
- a CDS encoding DUF371 domain-containing protein, producing the protein MSQKFQNIMKLVIPFTGHKEVLSLHEKTLEITKDDSLTSQGDCIVGVNSGISCIDLPDKMKKKIQNPESKIRFTIKAGKFSFKIQGHGSPKLTLKHVSDIVLRKSAFTCSRTIAINCDKASSDIPRDFVHLLQNPQTKGKMIIEVL; encoded by the coding sequence ATGTCTCAAAAATTCCAAAATATCATGAAATTAGTCATTCCATTCACAGGCCATAAAGAAGTATTATCGTTACACGAGAAAACTTTGGAAATTACCAAGGATGATAGTCTTACATCCCAAGGAGATTGCATTGTAGGCGTAAATTCAGGCATATCATGTATAGACTTGCCTGATAAAATGAAGAAGAAAATTCAAAATCCAGAGTCAAAAATCAGATTTACAATAAAGGCAGGGAAATTTTCATTTAAAATTCAAGGCCATGGTTCTCCAAAGCTAACGCTAAAGCATGTAAGCGACATAGTACTGCGTAAGAGCGCATTCACATGCTCCCGCACTATCGCTATCAATTGCGACAAGGCATCAAGTGACATACCTAGAGACTTTGTCCATCTCCTTCAAAACCCACAAACCAAGGGCAAGATGATCATAGAAGTATTGTAA
- a CDS encoding PPOX class F420-dependent oxidoreductase, translating to MDSKAELLLNGKNLVFLATTMPDGAPQVTPVWGNFEDSHILINTAEGRLKHKNILRDPRVAVSVVDSKNPLDMTSIRGKVTEIIPDYDYKHADFLTKQYMGKEKYPFKRPGEKRIILKIEPEKIFVLPELTMNDE from the coding sequence ATGGATTCTAAGGCTGAACTTCTTCTAAATGGCAAAAATTTGGTATTTCTAGCCACTACTATGCCTGATGGCGCTCCTCAAGTTACTCCTGTTTGGGGAAATTTTGAAGATTCTCATATTTTGATTAATACTGCAGAAGGTCGTTTGAAGCACAAAAATATACTTCGTGATCCTAGAGTTGCTGTTTCTGTTGTTGATTCAAAAAATCCTCTTGATATGACCTCGATTAGAGGAAAAGTTACTGAAATTATTCCTGATTATGACTACAAACACGCTGATTTTTTGACAAAACAATACATGGGCAAAGAAAAATACCCTTTCAAACGTCCTGGTGAGAAAAGAATCATACTCAAAATTGAACCTGAGAAAATTTTTGTTCTTCCTGAATTAACAATGAACGACGAGTAA
- a CDS encoding DUF2299 family protein, producing MSRLRDNVERWLIHENYDFKQGKSEDATFKIIISNSDGLGNDTEVFEPKDQENILVVGIKIDMKTKQLIRFRELNETEQENFKKKVDDFCYSVKAIGKFLDEDGKKKVGVYIVLDKPEQLNQPSFFKALEEIIEMSEKTNRFLIKTF from the coding sequence ATGTCACGTCTTAGAGACAATGTGGAAAGATGGCTAATACATGAAAACTATGATTTCAAACAAGGAAAATCTGAAGATGCCACATTCAAAATTATAATAAGTAATTCTGACGGGTTAGGAAATGACACAGAAGTATTTGAACCAAAGGACCAGGAAAATATCCTAGTTGTTGGAATTAAAATTGATATGAAAACAAAACAATTGATTAGATTTAGAGAGTTAAATGAAACAGAACAAGAAAACTTTAAGAAAAAAGTAGATGACTTTTGTTATTCAGTCAAAGCAATTGGCAAATTTTTAGACGAAGATGGAAAGAAAAAGGTGGGAGTTTACATTGTTTTAGATAAACCAGAACAGCTAAATCAGCCATCTTTCTTCAAAGCTTTAGAAGAAATTATAGAAATGAGTGAAAAAACAAATCGATTTTTGATCAAGACGTTTTAA
- a CDS encoding 50S ribosomal protein L6 produces the protein MSTELVDKLATELEIPEGVTVTYKKPMITVQGPLGKTWKSFKKIPVTIEVTDGKVLFKAQGTRDKNRAIMNTSRSLIRNLCEGVVEGYTIKMKIVFSHFPITVKVDGKTVLIENFQGERAPRKTKVWGDTKVVPKGDDVIITGHVLTDVSQTAAEIENGSRVKNKDHRVFLDGVYKFEKKKGIEN, from the coding sequence ATGTCTACTGAGTTAGTTGATAAATTAGCAACCGAATTAGAAATTCCAGAAGGAGTTACTGTGACATACAAAAAACCAATGATAACAGTTCAAGGACCGTTAGGTAAAACATGGAAGAGTTTTAAAAAAATCCCAGTTACAATTGAAGTTACAGATGGAAAAGTTCTCTTCAAAGCACAAGGTACAAGAGATAAAAATCGTGCAATAATGAATACATCAAGATCACTAATCAGAAATCTTTGTGAAGGAGTTGTAGAAGGTTACACAATTAAAATGAAAATTGTATTTTCACACTTTCCAATTACAGTAAAAGTTGATGGAAAAACAGTTCTAATTGAAAATTTCCAAGGAGAACGTGCTCCAAGAAAAACAAAGGTTTGGGGAGATACAAAAGTGGTTCCAAAAGGAGATGACGTTATAATTACAGGTCATGTTTTGACAGATGTTTCTCAAACAGCTGCAGAAATTGAAAATGGTTCAAGAGTAAAAAATAAAGATCATCGTGTATTTTTAGACGGAGTCTATAAATTCGAAAAGAAAAAAGGTATAGAGAATTAA
- a CDS encoding 30S ribosomal protein S8: MPAMNVLANLFVTIYNTEARRKGECVVLPTSKIGTNVLETLKKDGYIKDYERTEDNRGGKYKINLIAKITKCGAISPRFKVKKDEYLEWEKQYLPSFNRGMLIVTTNQGVMSHHEAANKGLGGFLVGYVY, encoded by the coding sequence ATGCCAGCAATGAACGTACTAGCAAATTTGTTTGTGACAATTTACAACACAGAAGCCCGTAGAAAAGGAGAATGTGTAGTTCTTCCAACATCAAAAATTGGTACAAATGTTTTGGAGACATTGAAAAAAGATGGATACATCAAAGATTATGAAAGAACAGAGGATAATAGAGGCGGAAAATACAAAATCAATCTAATAGCAAAAATTACAAAATGTGGTGCAATTAGTCCAAGATTCAAAGTAAAAAAAGACGAATACCTAGAATGGGAAAAACAATATCTTCCTTCATTCAATAGAGGAATGCTAATTGTTACAACAAATCAAGGGGTAATGTCACATCACGAAGCAGCAAACAAAGGCTTAGGAGGATTTCTGGTAGGATATGTCTACTGA
- a CDS encoding 30S ribosomal protein S14 has translation MPGTSNEKRFGRGARWCKRCGCYVTIQKYDLMLCRQCFREVATSLGFKKLR, from the coding sequence ATTCCAGGCACATCAAATGAAAAGAGGTTTGGAAGAGGTGCACGATGGTGTAAAAGATGCGGTTGTTACGTAACAATCCAGAAATATGATTTAATGTTATGCAGACAATGTTTCAGAGAAGTAGCAACTTCCCTAGGATTCAAAAAATTAAGGTGA
- a CDS encoding 50S ribosomal protein L5, protein MAQEVQNVMKEIRLDKVVLNMGLGKSGDAVEIAKKALGEISNKKVNDRPAKKAIRDWGIRKGEPIGAAVTVRGNDAQELLKRLLEAKGNRIKSRSFDNMGNVSFGILEHIDIPGIKYDPKIGILGLNVTVRLARPGFSVATRSKHKASVGKHHKITPDEAKAYLTKEFGASVE, encoded by the coding sequence ATGGCACAAGAAGTTCAAAATGTAATGAAAGAAATAAGATTAGACAAAGTTGTTCTAAACATGGGACTTGGAAAATCAGGAGATGCCGTAGAGATTGCTAAAAAAGCACTTGGCGAAATATCTAATAAAAAAGTAAATGACAGACCAGCAAAAAAAGCAATCAGAGATTGGGGAATCAGAAAAGGAGAACCAATTGGCGCAGCAGTTACAGTGAGAGGTAATGATGCACAAGAATTGTTGAAAAGATTGTTAGAAGCAAAAGGAAATAGAATAAAGAGTCGTTCATTTGATAACATGGGCAATGTTTCTTTTGGAATTTTAGAACACATTGACATTCCAGGAATAAAATATGACCCAAAGATTGGAATTTTAGGATTAAACGTAACAGTTAGACTAGCAAGACCGGGATTTTCAGTAGCTACAAGAAGTAAACACAAAGCTAGTGTAGGAAAACATCATAAAATCACACCAGATGAAGCAAAAGCATATCTAACAAAAGAATTTGGGGCTAGTGTTGAATAA
- a CDS encoding 30S ribosomal protein S4e has product MVHIAGSKKLKRQMAPLFWGITRKNKRFVLTVKPGAQSKHASIPIAVFLRDTIKTVTSLREAKSVIYAGKIKVDGVIRKSLHHGAGLMDVVELEGSNKTYRLVPQDGTLLKPIEIEDSEKTKKFALVKSKTTIKNGKTQIGFHDGKTLIDETPVSVGDTCVLQIPDIKILSVIKLEKGMNCLITKGVNAGKIGKIDEIKEGTFNIPKSIDITFDDRQIEIPARLVMPIGKSEPEIKIR; this is encoded by the coding sequence ATGGTACACATAGCTGGCAGTAAAAAACTCAAAAGACAAATGGCACCACTTTTCTGGGGGATTACCAGAAAGAACAAGAGATTTGTACTCACCGTTAAACCAGGTGCTCAATCAAAACACGCATCAATACCAATTGCAGTATTTCTAAGAGATACTATCAAAACCGTTACCAGTTTAAGAGAAGCAAAATCAGTCATTTATGCAGGTAAAATAAAAGTGGATGGAGTGATTAGAAAATCACTACATCACGGCGCAGGTTTAATGGATGTTGTTGAATTAGAAGGTTCAAACAAGACATATAGATTAGTACCACAAGATGGAACTTTACTAAAACCAATTGAAATTGAAGACTCAGAAAAAACAAAAAAATTCGCACTTGTAAAATCAAAAACTACAATTAAAAATGGAAAAACACAGATTGGCTTCCATGATGGAAAAACACTCATTGATGAAACACCAGTATCAGTTGGAGATACATGTGTACTACAAATACCAGACATCAAAATTTTATCAGTTATAAAATTAGAAAAAGGAATGAATTGTTTAATTACTAAAGGTGTTAACGCAGGAAAAATTGGTAAAATAGATGAAATAAAAGAAGGAACATTCAACATTCCAAAAAGTATAGACATTACATTTGATGATAGACAAATTGAAATTCCAGCAAGATTAGTAATGCCAATTGGAAAATCAGAACCGGAGATAAAGATTAGGTGA